One window from the genome of Serinibacter salmoneus encodes:
- a CDS encoding SixA phosphatase family protein, which produces MSPHRLHLLRHAKAEPFSDTDAGRPLALRGREQATQVGELLAQSGTPLDLVLVSSAVRTRQTWQRVASRLDHEPQVRYLEEIYDATPREVLALLRGLSESVGSVLVVGHEPTMSALATTVAAEGGESGVLREEIRLGMPTATRAELTLEGAWSDLGRGGGRLVAIHRV; this is translated from the coding sequence GTGAGTCCGCACCGATTGCACCTGCTGCGCCACGCCAAGGCGGAACCGTTCTCCGACACCGACGCAGGCCGGCCCCTCGCGTTGCGGGGGCGGGAGCAGGCTACCCAGGTGGGTGAGCTGCTCGCACAGTCGGGCACGCCTCTCGACCTCGTGCTCGTCTCATCCGCCGTCCGGACCCGGCAGACCTGGCAGCGGGTGGCTTCCCGACTCGACCACGAGCCGCAGGTGCGGTACCTGGAGGAGATCTACGACGCGACGCCGCGGGAGGTACTGGCCCTGCTGCGCGGCCTCAGCGAGTCGGTCGGATCGGTCCTCGTGGTCGGGCACGAACCCACGATGAGCGCCCTGGCCACCACCGTGGCGGCCGAGGGCGGCGAGAGCGGCGTGCTGCGCGAGGAGATCCGGCTCGGGATGCCGACCGCGACGCGTGCAGAACTGACCCTCGAGGGCGCCTGGTCCGATCTGGGCCGCGGCGGTGGCCGGCTCGTGGCCATTCACCGCGTCTGA
- a CDS encoding ABC-F family ATP-binding cassette domain-containing protein, with the protein MITTQGLEIRIGARTLLSGATLRIDNGDRVGLVGRNGAGKTTLTKILAGEGQATDGMVSRSDDVGYLPQDPRTGDLEVLARDRVLSARGLDATMRNMRKAEEAIATETGAARERAMDRYSRLESQFLAKGGWAAEAEAARITSNLGLPTRVLEQELRTLSGGQRRRVELARILFSGASTLLLDEPTNHLDADSIVWLRDYLLAYPGGFVVISHDVELLRATVNTVFHLDANRAQIDVYNMGWDRYLQQRETDEKRRRRERANAEKKAATLMAQADKMRAKATKAVAAQNMARRAERLLADLEDVRAVDKVAHLRFPDPAPCGRTPLRASDLSKTYGSQEVFTGVDLAIDRGSRVVVLGLNGAGKTTLLRILGGVEEPDTGQVEPGHGLKIGYYAQEHETLDTSATVVENLRRNAPDLTDTQVRSVLGSFLFSGEDADKPAGVLSGGEKTRLALAVLVVSSANVLLLDEPTNNLDPASRAEILGALRTFTGAVVLVTHDEGAVQALEPERVLLLPDGDEDMWNADYAELVSLA; encoded by the coding sequence GTGATCACCACCCAGGGCCTAGAGATCCGCATCGGCGCCCGCACGCTGCTGTCCGGAGCCACACTGCGCATCGACAATGGCGACCGTGTGGGGCTGGTGGGGCGCAACGGGGCCGGGAAGACCACCCTGACCAAGATCCTCGCCGGTGAGGGCCAGGCCACCGACGGGATGGTCTCGCGTAGCGACGACGTCGGCTACCTCCCGCAGGACCCGCGCACCGGTGACCTCGAGGTGCTCGCGCGCGACCGGGTGCTCTCCGCCCGCGGCCTGGACGCCACCATGCGCAACATGCGCAAGGCCGAGGAGGCCATCGCCACCGAGACCGGCGCGGCGCGGGAGCGCGCCATGGACCGCTACAGCCGGTTGGAGTCGCAGTTCCTCGCCAAGGGGGGCTGGGCGGCGGAGGCGGAGGCCGCCCGCATCACCAGCAACCTGGGCCTGCCCACGCGCGTGCTCGAGCAGGAGTTGCGCACCCTCTCCGGTGGGCAGCGCCGTCGCGTGGAGCTGGCCCGCATCCTGTTCTCCGGGGCCAGCACGCTGCTGCTGGACGAGCCCACCAACCACCTGGATGCCGACTCCATCGTCTGGCTGCGTGACTACCTGCTGGCCTATCCCGGCGGGTTCGTGGTCATCAGCCACGACGTCGAGTTGCTGCGCGCCACCGTGAACACGGTCTTCCACCTCGATGCGAACCGCGCCCAGATCGACGTCTACAACATGGGCTGGGACCGCTACCTGCAGCAGCGCGAGACCGACGAGAAGCGGCGACGCCGGGAGCGGGCCAACGCGGAGAAGAAGGCCGCCACCCTCATGGCGCAGGCCGACAAGATGCGCGCCAAGGCCACCAAGGCTGTGGCCGCGCAGAACATGGCCCGCCGTGCCGAGCGGCTGCTGGCGGACCTGGAGGACGTGCGCGCCGTGGACAAGGTCGCGCACCTGCGCTTCCCCGACCCCGCGCCGTGCGGCCGCACCCCGCTGCGGGCCTCCGATCTCAGCAAGACCTACGGTTCCCAGGAGGTCTTCACCGGCGTGGACCTGGCGATCGACCGCGGGTCCCGCGTGGTGGTGCTGGGGCTCAACGGTGCCGGCAAGACCACCCTGCTGCGGATCCTCGGCGGTGTGGAGGAGCCGGATACCGGCCAGGTGGAACCCGGGCACGGCCTCAAGATCGGCTACTACGCCCAGGAGCACGAGACCCTGGACACCTCAGCCACCGTGGTGGAGAACCTGCGCCGCAACGCCCCGGACCTCACCGACACCCAGGTGCGCAGCGTGCTCGGCTCCTTCCTGTTCTCCGGGGAGGACGCCGACAAGCCCGCCGGCGTGCTCTCCGGCGGTGAGAAGACCCGGTTGGCTCTCGCGGTCCTCGTGGTCTCCAGCGCCAACGTGCTGCTGCTGGACGAGCCCACCAACAACCTCGACCCCGCCTCCCGGGCGGAGATCCTCGGGGCGCTGCGCACCTTCACCGGTGCCGTGGTGCTCGTGACGCACGACGAGGGCGCCGTGCAGGCGCTGGAGCCCGAGCGGGTGCTGCTGCTGCCCGACGGCGACGAGGACATGTGGAACGCGGACTACGCCGAACTGGTGTCGCTGGCCTGA
- the fabG gene encoding 3-oxoacyl-ACP reductase FabG, whose product MTPEGRTVLVTGATRGIGRAIAERFVAAGHRVATISRSTQVPDGVLAVTGDVTDSAAVDAAFTQIEQELGPVEVLVANAGITRDGLMMRMSDEDFEQVLDVNLTGAFRVARRASKGMIRARFGRIVFISSVIGLYGGAGQVNYGASKAGLVGVARAITRELGGRGITANVVAPGFIQTAMTDALPPEQQKTYLAAIPAARFASADEVAGVVQFLAGPDAGYISGAVIPVDGGLGMGH is encoded by the coding sequence ATGACTCCTGAAGGCCGCACCGTCCTGGTGACCGGCGCCACCCGCGGCATCGGCCGTGCGATCGCCGAACGATTCGTGGCCGCCGGCCACCGGGTCGCGACCATCTCCCGCAGTACCCAGGTGCCCGACGGCGTCCTTGCCGTGACCGGCGACGTCACCGACTCCGCGGCGGTGGATGCCGCATTCACGCAGATCGAGCAGGAACTCGGCCCGGTGGAGGTGCTGGTCGCCAACGCGGGCATCACCCGCGACGGTCTCATGATGCGGATGAGCGATGAGGACTTCGAGCAGGTGCTCGACGTCAACCTCACCGGTGCCTTCCGTGTGGCGCGGCGGGCCAGTAAGGGCATGATCCGTGCCCGATTCGGTCGCATCGTGTTCATCTCCTCGGTGATCGGGCTGTACGGAGGCGCCGGCCAGGTGAATTACGGGGCCTCCAAGGCGGGACTCGTGGGCGTGGCCCGGGCCATCACACGGGAACTGGGCGGTCGGGGGATCACGGCCAACGTCGTCGCCCCCGGGTTCATCCAGACGGCCATGACGGATGCTCTGCCGCCCGAGCAGCAGAAGACCTACCTCGCCGCGATCCCCGCCGCGCGATTCGCCTCCGCAGACGAGGTCGCCGGCGTGGTGCAGTTCCTCGCGGGCCCGGACGCCGGGTACATCAGCGGAGCGGTGATCCCTGTCGACGGCGGCCTCGGTATGGGCCACTAG
- a CDS encoding ABC transporter ATP-binding protein: MTQVLALDDATVRRSGNDILNHVTWQVQEGERWVILGRNGAGKTTLLQLASARMHPTSGRVEVLEETLGAVDIAELRPRIGLASAALAERIPRTEIVLDVVRTASWGVTGRWRDTYESVDDERALALLAAFGMAHLADRTFGTLSEGERKRAQIARALMADPELLLLDEPAAGLDLGGREELVAALAELAADPNSPVTVLVTHHVEEIPPHYTHALMLRDGAVQAAGPIESVLTAQNLTATFGVPITLTRAGDRWAARASGESREARHGG, from the coding sequence ATGACGCAGGTGCTCGCGCTCGATGACGCAACCGTCCGCCGTTCCGGGAACGACATCCTCAACCATGTCACCTGGCAGGTGCAGGAGGGGGAGCGCTGGGTGATCCTCGGCCGCAACGGCGCGGGGAAGACCACGCTGCTGCAACTCGCCTCGGCGAGGATGCACCCCACCTCCGGGCGGGTGGAGGTACTCGAGGAGACGCTGGGCGCCGTGGACATCGCCGAGTTGCGGCCCCGCATCGGGTTGGCCAGCGCCGCACTCGCCGAGCGCATCCCGCGCACCGAGATCGTGTTGGACGTGGTGCGCACCGCGAGCTGGGGCGTGACGGGCCGCTGGCGTGACACCTACGAGTCGGTCGACGACGAACGGGCGCTTGCGTTGCTGGCCGCGTTCGGCATGGCTCACCTCGCCGATCGCACCTTCGGGACTCTCTCGGAGGGCGAACGCAAGCGCGCGCAGATCGCGCGCGCCCTGATGGCGGATCCGGAACTACTCCTGCTGGATGAGCCCGCCGCCGGTCTGGACCTGGGTGGCCGCGAGGAACTCGTGGCGGCGCTGGCCGAACTCGCCGCGGATCCGAACTCACCTGTGACCGTGTTGGTGACGCACCACGTGGAGGAGATTCCCCCGCACTACACCCACGCGTTGATGCTGCGGGACGGCGCGGTGCAGGCGGCTGGCCCGATCGAGTCGGTGCTGACCGCGCAGAACCTCACCGCCACGTTCGGGGTGCCGATCACGCTCACACGGGCCGGTGACCGGTGGGCGGCGCGGGCCAGCGGGGAGTCCCGAGAGGCACGGCACGGCGGCTGA
- the fabI gene encoding enoyl-ACP reductase FabI, with protein MGMLEGKTLLITGVLTDASIAFHTAKFAQQEGATVILSSFGRQAKLTQLASKRLPQLAPVVELDVTNPEHLAGLEAAVREHADHLDAVVHSIGFAPQSVMGGTFLQGEWADVATALEISAYSLKSLAVAARPLLAPGSSVVGLTFDGRYAWPVYDWMGVAKAAFEATSRYLARDLGADGIRVNLVSAGPIKTTAARSIPGFEQMESNWADRAPLGWDSQDAEPAARAVVALCSDWFPATTGEMVHVDGGFHAMGQ; from the coding sequence ATGGGCATGCTCGAGGGAAAGACCCTGCTGATCACCGGCGTCCTCACCGACGCCTCCATCGCCTTCCACACCGCGAAGTTCGCGCAGCAGGAGGGCGCGACGGTCATCCTGTCCTCCTTCGGACGTCAGGCCAAGCTGACTCAGCTCGCTTCCAAGCGCCTGCCGCAGCTCGCCCCCGTGGTGGAGCTCGATGTCACGAACCCCGAACACCTGGCCGGCCTCGAGGCCGCGGTGCGCGAGCACGCCGATCACCTCGATGCCGTGGTCCACTCCATCGGTTTCGCTCCGCAGTCGGTGATGGGTGGCACGTTCCTCCAGGGGGAGTGGGCCGACGTGGCGACGGCACTGGAGATCTCCGCCTACTCCCTGAAGTCCCTCGCGGTGGCGGCCCGACCGCTCCTGGCCCCCGGAAGCAGCGTGGTGGGTCTCACGTTCGACGGCCGCTACGCCTGGCCGGTCTACGACTGGATGGGCGTGGCGAAGGCCGCCTTCGAGGCCACCTCGCGCTACCTGGCACGTGACCTGGGTGCGGACGGGATCCGCGTGAACCTGGTGTCCGCGGGACCGATCAAGACGACGGCGGCGCGCAGCATCCCCGGATTCGAGCAGATGGAGAGCAACTGGGCCGATCGCGCCCCCCTCGGGTGGGACTCCCAGGACGCGGAGCCGGCGGCTCGCGCCGTGGTGGCGCTGTGCTCGGACTGGTTCCCGGCGACCACCGGCGAGATGGTGCACGTGGACGGCGGATTCCACGCGATGGGTCAGTGA
- the serB gene encoding phosphoserine phosphatase SerB translates to MTPVPDTRRLIVMDVDSTFITQEVIELLAARAGAQEEVARVTEAAMRGEIDFADSLRARVATLAGLPATVLEDVLAEVTPSDGIAELVAFAGERGWPLALVSGGFIEIVAPLAASFGITRARANALEVHDGVLTGRVAGPVIDRSAKAAALTQFAAEVGLSPDAAIAIGDGANDLEMMAAAGLSIAYCAKPVVAVAADHAVGTMHEVIDILR, encoded by the coding sequence ATGACCCCCGTTCCCGACACCCGACGGCTCATCGTGATGGACGTGGACTCCACGTTCATCACCCAGGAGGTCATCGAGCTCCTGGCGGCGCGGGCCGGCGCGCAGGAGGAAGTCGCCCGCGTGACAGAGGCGGCGATGCGCGGGGAGATCGACTTCGCCGACTCCCTGCGAGCCCGGGTTGCGACGCTGGCCGGCCTCCCCGCGACCGTTCTCGAGGACGTGCTCGCCGAGGTCACGCCCTCGGACGGCATCGCCGAGCTCGTGGCCTTCGCAGGCGAGCGCGGCTGGCCCCTCGCGCTCGTCTCCGGCGGGTTCATCGAGATCGTGGCCCCGCTCGCCGCCTCCTTCGGGATCACCCGCGCGCGTGCCAACGCGCTCGAGGTGCACGACGGCGTGCTCACTGGCCGCGTGGCGGGACCGGTGATCGACCGGTCCGCCAAGGCCGCAGCACTGACGCAGTTCGCCGCCGAGGTGGGTCTGTCACCGGACGCCGCCATCGCGATCGGTGACGGCGCCAACGACCTGGAGATGATGGCCGCGGCGGGCCTCTCGATCGCCTACTGCGCCAAGCCGGTGGTGGCGGTGGCCGCAGACCACGCGGTGGGCACTATGCACGAGGTCATCGACATCCTCCGTTGA
- the glgC gene encoding glucose-1-phosphate adenylyltransferase, which yields MAAPRVLAIVLAGGEGKRLMPLTAERAKPAVPFGGTYRLIDFALSNIVNSGYLRSVVLTQYKSHSLDRHVTKTWRMSTLLGNYVVPVPAQQRMGKNWYLGSADAIYQSLNLLDDEKPDIVVVVGADHVYRMDFSQMVDAHIASGAPLTVAGIRQPLSLADQFGVIQADPDNPRLIKEFLEKPTDAVGLEDAPDEVLASMGNYVFNTDALIAAVKADAENESSRHDMGGDIVPAFVARGEAALYDFIENDVPGSSDRDRDYWRDVGTLDAYYDANRDLISITPVFNLYNDEWPVYTGYVGLPPAKFVHASPERIGLATDSVISPGVVVSGGEVHGSIIAPGCRINSWSRVNESVLLDNVVIRRRAQINRAILDKNVVVEEGASVGMNRELDVARGFTVTPAGITVVPKGTLVTKDGATLKS from the coding sequence ATGGCAGCACCTCGCGTCCTCGCAATCGTCCTCGCCGGCGGAGAGGGCAAGCGCCTCATGCCGCTCACTGCTGAGCGAGCCAAGCCGGCCGTGCCCTTCGGTGGCACCTATCGCCTCATCGACTTCGCGTTGTCCAACATCGTGAACTCGGGATATCTGCGCTCAGTGGTCCTCACGCAGTACAAGTCCCACAGCCTCGACCGTCACGTCACCAAGACCTGGCGGATGTCCACCCTGCTCGGCAACTACGTGGTCCCGGTCCCCGCTCAGCAGCGGATGGGGAAGAACTGGTACCTCGGCAGCGCCGACGCGATCTACCAGAGCCTGAATCTGCTGGACGACGAGAAGCCCGACATCGTCGTCGTGGTCGGGGCCGACCACGTGTACCGGATGGACTTCTCCCAGATGGTGGACGCGCACATTGCCTCCGGCGCCCCGCTGACCGTGGCGGGAATCCGCCAGCCGCTGTCGCTGGCGGATCAGTTCGGCGTCATCCAGGCCGACCCGGACAACCCCCGCCTCATCAAGGAGTTCCTCGAGAAGCCGACCGACGCCGTCGGATTGGAGGACGCCCCCGATGAGGTGCTCGCCTCGATGGGCAACTACGTCTTCAACACCGATGCCCTGATCGCGGCGGTGAAGGCGGATGCGGAGAACGAGTCCTCACGCCACGACATGGGCGGCGACATCGTGCCCGCGTTCGTGGCCCGGGGCGAGGCCGCTCTCTACGACTTCATCGAGAACGACGTGCCCGGTTCCAGTGACCGCGACCGCGACTACTGGCGGGACGTCGGCACGCTCGACGCCTACTACGACGCCAACCGCGACCTCATCTCCATCACTCCGGTGTTCAACCTCTACAACGACGAGTGGCCGGTCTACACGGGCTACGTGGGGCTGCCGCCCGCGAAGTTCGTGCACGCCTCCCCCGAGCGCATCGGTCTGGCGACCGATTCGGTGATCTCGCCCGGAGTGGTGGTCTCCGGTGGTGAGGTGCACGGGTCCATCATCGCCCCGGGTTGCCGGATCAACTCCTGGTCGCGGGTGAACGAGTCGGTGCTGCTGGACAACGTCGTGATCCGGCGCCGCGCGCAGATCAACCGCGCCATCCTGGACAAGAACGTCGTGGTGGAGGAGGGCGCCAGCGTGGGGATGAACCGCGAGCTGGACGTGGCGCGCGGATTCACGGTCACGCCCGCCGGGATCACCGTGGTGCCCAAGGGCACGCTCGTGACCAAGGACGGCGCCACCCTGAAGTCCTGA
- the glgA gene encoding glycogen synthase codes for MRVDLLTREYPPHIYGGAGVHVAELSAVLARHLDVHVRAFDGPRAAGVAPQGVTLTGYDALPELAEANPALRTLGVDLAIANDVAGADLVHSHTWYANMAGHLAGLLHDIPHVLSAHSLEPLRPWKAEQLGGGYALSSWAESTAYHGAAGIIAVSAGMREDILRSYPGVDPARVHVVHNGIDLDRWVRPIGPDGRLTERARELARARGVDPDRPAVVFVGRITRQKGLPYFLRAVRRLPKDVQVVLCAGAPDTPEIMAEVTGLVEELSTERDGVVWIPDMLPREELIAVLAASTVFVCPSIYEPLGIVNLEAMAVGLPVVASATGGIPEVVADGETGLLVPLDQASDGTGTPTDPDTFQRDLAEALASVVSDPQRATAMGEASRRRVEDHFSWDAIGERTIEVYRTVLGR; via the coding sequence ATGCGTGTTGACCTGCTGACCCGCGAGTACCCGCCGCACATCTATGGAGGGGCGGGTGTGCACGTGGCCGAGCTCTCCGCGGTGCTCGCCCGGCACCTCGATGTGCACGTGCGGGCATTCGACGGTCCGCGTGCGGCGGGCGTGGCGCCGCAGGGCGTGACCCTGACAGGCTACGACGCGCTGCCGGAACTCGCGGAGGCCAACCCGGCCCTGCGCACCCTCGGCGTCGACCTCGCGATCGCCAACGACGTCGCGGGGGCCGACCTGGTGCACAGCCACACCTGGTACGCGAACATGGCCGGCCACCTCGCCGGGCTGCTCCACGACATCCCCCACGTGCTCTCGGCGCACTCCCTCGAACCCCTGCGGCCGTGGAAGGCCGAGCAGCTCGGTGGCGGGTACGCGCTGTCCAGCTGGGCGGAGTCCACCGCCTACCACGGTGCCGCGGGCATCATCGCCGTCAGCGCGGGCATGCGCGAGGACATCCTGCGCTCCTACCCCGGTGTCGACCCGGCACGCGTGCACGTGGTGCACAACGGTATCGACCTGGACCGTTGGGTCCGACCGATCGGCCCGGACGGCCGCCTCACCGAGCGGGCGCGAGAGCTCGCCCGGGCGCGCGGTGTGGACCCGGACCGTCCCGCCGTGGTGTTCGTGGGCCGGATCACCCGGCAGAAGGGGCTGCCGTACTTCCTGCGCGCCGTGCGCCGGCTGCCCAAGGACGTGCAGGTGGTGCTGTGCGCCGGTGCGCCGGACACGCCGGAGATCATGGCCGAGGTCACGGGGCTGGTGGAGGAGCTCTCCACCGAGCGGGACGGCGTGGTCTGGATCCCGGACATGCTGCCGCGGGAGGAACTCATCGCGGTGCTGGCCGCGAGCACGGTGTTCGTGTGCCCCTCGATCTACGAGCCGCTGGGCATCGTGAACCTGGAGGCGATGGCGGTCGGGCTACCGGTGGTGGCCTCCGCGACGGGCGGGATCCCGGAGGTCGTCGCCGACGGCGAGACCGGGCTGCTCGTGCCGCTGGACCAGGCGAGCGATGGGACCGGCACACCGACCGATCCCGACACCTTCCAGCGGGATCTCGCCGAGGCGCTCGCCTCGGTGGTGAGCGACCCGCAGCGAGCCACCGCGATGGGGGAGGCCTCCCGGCGCCGGGTCGAGGACCACTTCTCCTGGGACGCGATCGGGGAGCGAACGATCGAGGTATACCGCACGGTGCTCGGCCGCTAG
- a CDS encoding SURF1 family protein has product MTDGRRVWRVLGGALLVLLASAVCVGLGLWQLDRHHTRAEQVNLIVSNLEQDPVPLADLLPGDDLDPDDVWRPVTLTGSWVPDSGVQLRNRPVEGANASHALALFETQDGRVLLVDRGWWRQDGSVPEGALAVPDGEQSIVVRLRAREEQDERTNPAGEVFRVTPEAAAAQSTGGGAVDPDALITSAYGMAEDVPASAPLGTLPDPGTSLRSHLSYAFQWWFFAAAIPVAAVIIVRRGREEAAEHAAEQEGPSRAQESTPTPRRRRASSLEEEEDALLDAREHAAGLREPARRQASDTSSA; this is encoded by the coding sequence ATGACTGACGGGCGCCGGGTATGGCGCGTGCTGGGGGGCGCGCTGCTGGTGCTGCTCGCCTCCGCCGTCTGCGTGGGCCTGGGGCTGTGGCAACTGGACCGACACCACACCCGCGCCGAGCAGGTGAACCTCATCGTGAGCAACCTCGAGCAGGACCCGGTGCCCCTGGCCGACCTCCTGCCCGGTGACGACCTCGACCCCGACGACGTCTGGCGCCCGGTCACCCTGACCGGCTCCTGGGTGCCGGACTCCGGCGTCCAACTGCGCAACCGTCCCGTGGAGGGGGCCAACGCCTCCCACGCGCTCGCGCTGTTCGAGACGCAGGACGGCCGGGTGCTGCTGGTCGATCGCGGGTGGTGGCGGCAGGACGGCAGCGTGCCCGAGGGTGCGCTCGCGGTGCCGGACGGCGAGCAGAGCATCGTGGTGCGGCTGCGCGCCCGGGAGGAGCAGGACGAGCGCACCAACCCCGCTGGTGAGGTATTCCGGGTGACCCCCGAGGCCGCGGCGGCGCAGTCCACGGGCGGCGGCGCCGTCGACCCCGACGCGCTGATCACCAGCGCCTACGGCATGGCCGAGGACGTGCCCGCCTCCGCTCCCCTGGGCACCCTGCCCGACCCGGGCACGAGCCTGCGCTCGCACCTGTCCTACGCGTTCCAGTGGTGGTTCTTCGCCGCCGCGATCCCGGTGGCAGCGGTCATCATCGTGCGCCGGGGCCGTGAGGAGGCCGCGGAGCACGCCGCGGAACAAGAAGGACCGTCCCGAGCGCAGGAGAGCACCCCGACCCCACGACGGCGCCGAGCCTCCTCGCTCGAGGAGGAAGAGGACGCGCTCCTGGACGCCCGGGAGCACGCTGCCGGCCTGAGGGAGCCCGCGCGGCGTCAGGCCAGCGACACCAGTTCGGCGTAG
- a CDS encoding DUF3099 domain-containing protein → MARAHSITTARVSPAADRRARETRYLVSMGIRMVCILGLFLVDNWLRWVCLAGAVLLPYFAVLMANIPGASTAQQAELMDPPALPGPEEEPRA, encoded by the coding sequence ATGGCGCGCGCGCACTCGATCACCACCGCCCGGGTCTCCCCCGCGGCGGACCGCCGCGCGCGCGAGACCCGCTACCTGGTGTCGATGGGCATCCGGATGGTCTGCATCCTCGGGCTCTTCCTCGTGGACAACTGGTTGCGTTGGGTCTGTCTCGCGGGAGCGGTGCTCCTGCCCTACTTCGCCGTGCTGATGGCCAACATCCCGGGTGCCAGCACGGCGCAGCAGGCCGAACTGATGGATCCGCCGGCGCTGCCCGGCCCGGAGGAGGAACCACGGGCATGA
- a CDS encoding SPFH domain-containing protein: protein MDNPGSVVGLVVLGLLALFIIVAIIRAVQIVPQATALIVERLGRYSSTMNAGLHFLIPFVDRVRAGVDLREQVVSFPPQPVITSDNLVVSIDTVIYFQVTDPKAATYEIENYITGIEQLTVTTLRNVIGSMDLEQTLTSRDQINGQLRGVLDDATGRWGIRVNRVELKAIDPPASVQGSMEQQMRAERDRRAAILTAEGVKQSAILTAEGEKQSSILRAEGEAQSAILKAQGESRAILQVFEAIHRGDADPKLLAYQYLQKLPEIANGSSSKMWIVPTEFTAALNGIAGAFGGGAVAPPSTDGSGEAGESATERARRNPTFGDDDAFAETALQDPSEALRQARSEASEATHQAQDATVHSRRRATPPSDPAATVDLGTGEQPGPQGGMRPE from the coding sequence ATGGACAACCCCGGATCAGTCGTCGGGCTCGTGGTGCTCGGCCTCCTGGCCCTCTTCATCATCGTCGCGATCATTCGCGCGGTGCAGATCGTGCCGCAGGCCACGGCGCTGATCGTCGAGCGTCTCGGCCGCTACAGCTCCACGATGAACGCCGGACTGCACTTCCTGATCCCCTTCGTGGACCGGGTGCGCGCAGGAGTGGACCTGCGTGAGCAGGTGGTCTCCTTCCCACCGCAGCCCGTGATCACCTCGGACAACCTCGTGGTGAGCATCGACACCGTCATCTACTTCCAGGTGACGGACCCGAAGGCCGCGACGTATGAGATCGAGAACTACATCACCGGTATCGAGCAGTTGACGGTGACCACCCTGCGTAACGTCATCGGTTCGATGGACCTGGAGCAGACGCTCACCAGCCGCGACCAGATCAACGGGCAACTGCGCGGTGTGCTGGACGATGCGACCGGGCGGTGGGGGATCCGCGTGAATCGCGTGGAGCTCAAGGCGATCGACCCGCCCGCCAGTGTGCAGGGTTCCATGGAGCAGCAGATGCGGGCTGAACGTGACCGCCGCGCCGCGATCCTCACCGCCGAGGGCGTGAAGCAGTCCGCGATCCTGACGGCCGAGGGTGAGAAGCAGTCCTCGATCCTGAGGGCTGAGGGCGAGGCGCAGTCGGCGATCCTCAAGGCGCAGGGTGAGTCCCGCGCGATCCTGCAGGTGTTCGAGGCCATCCACCGCGGCGATGCCGACCCGAAGTTGCTGGCCTACCAGTACCTGCAGAAGCTCCCGGAGATCGCCAACGGCTCCTCCTCCAAGATGTGGATCGTCCCCACCGAGTTCACCGCGGCGCTCAACGGCATCGCGGGCGCATTCGGCGGCGGTGCGGTCGCCCCGCCCAGCACGGACGGCTCGGGGGAGGCCGGGGAGTCGGCCACGGAACGGGCGCGACGCAACCCGACGTTCGGTGACGACGACGCGTTTGCCGAGACCGCGCTGCAGGACCCGAGCGAGGCGCTCCGTCAGGCCCGTAGCGAGGCGTCCGAGGCGACGCACCAGGCCCAGGACGCCACCGTGCACAGTCGGCGACGTGCGACGCCGCCCAGCGACCCCGCCGCCACGGTCGATCTCGGTACCGGGGAGCAGCCCGGTCCACAGGGCGGCATGCGGCCGGAGTGA
- a CDS encoding NfeD family protein, whose translation MMWILWLCAALILALVEVLVVDLVFLMLAGGALAATVAAAAGAPLPVQVIVFAVVAALLLVAIRPWALRRFRTQTPEVATNTAALVGQAAIVTEAVSERDGRVKLDGEVWSARLSGPGVLEAGTEVRVLRIDGATAIVAPASEIQDELLSDAPPAYPTPDGDR comes from the coding sequence ATGATGTGGATTCTGTGGCTGTGCGCAGCGCTCATTCTGGCCCTGGTGGAAGTACTCGTCGTGGACTTGGTGTTCCTCATGCTCGCCGGGGGTGCGCTCGCTGCGACCGTGGCGGCGGCTGCCGGTGCGCCGTTGCCGGTGCAGGTAATCGTGTTCGCCGTCGTCGCTGCACTGTTGTTGGTCGCGATCCGGCCCTGGGCACTGCGTCGATTCCGCACCCAGACCCCGGAGGTCGCCACGAACACCGCCGCGCTGGTGGGCCAGGCGGCCATCGTCACCGAGGCCGTCAGTGAACGCGACGGCCGCGTGAAGCTCGACGGTGAGGTGTGGAGTGCCCGGCTCTCCGGCCCCGGGGTGCTCGAGGCCGGCACCGAGGTGCGGGTGCTGCGGATCGACGGCGCGACGGCGATCGTCGCCCCCGCCTCGGAGATCCAGGACGAACTGCTCTCCGACGCGCCACCTGCCTACCCCACGCCGGATGGTGATCGCTAG